In Nematostella vectensis chromosome 2, jaNemVect1.1, whole genome shotgun sequence, one genomic interval encodes:
- the LOC5515552 gene encoding polycomb complex protein BMI-1-A isoform X1 yields the protein MLRTLSLKELNPHIICVLCGGYLVDATTIIECLHSFCRCCIVRYLETSYRCPVCDAEIHKTRPLLNIRADNVLQDIVYKVVPGMYFEEKKRRKECEEQLKKSRNPEKPAQEVCDTKNTDKEKEQTTVEPDIEDPICLTLEFYKRRKNTSEQQIFPTRYLRCTSSVTVSVIKKFLTIKFGIPPTHKSELIRSDEILDDNLTMKELTRIYGIFSKSHLDLQYLFMSVKDDDYEAEQEAKRQKLAHAERQRELYLLYQKQQQRRRELEREEQGSEQRELDTSGSPAHELVHKLSSKKRKRVSGDHQKPSKHKPGNTGLTTQPECTRVPTQAGDTRENWAKNQLEGTGEIQRLEEETGARQRVGETGARQTGDTEDVGLELTDGQKDDDSTHALEIWPLGCNSESSSTKENNALIDNIPVSPTTNGNSERSQEMNEKRSAQEKVEVY from the exons ATGCTGCGCACATTGTCTTTAAAAGAGCTCAATCCGCACATCATCTGTGTGCTTTGCGGGGGGTACCTGGTGGATGCGACAACCATAATAGAGTGCCTTCACTCAT TTTGTCGCTGCTGCATTGTTCGTTACTTGGAGACGAGTTACCGCTGTCCAGTGTGTGACGCAGAAATACACAAGACGAGACCTTTACTCAACATCAG GGCAGATAACGTGCTCCAAGACATCGTGTACAAAGTTGTACCGGGAATGTATTTCG AGGAGAAAAAAAGACGGAAGGAATGCGAAGAACAGTTAAAGAAATCACGAAATCCAGAGA AACCGGCCCAGGAAGTGTGTGATACGAAAAACACTGATAAGGAGAAAGAGCAAACAACCGTTGAACCGGATATCGAGGACCCCATCTGCCTGaccctggaattctacaa GCGAAGAAAGAATACCAGTGAGCAACAG ATCTTTCCGACTCGTTACCTACGATGTACTTCATCTGTGACTGTCAGTGTCATCAAGAAATTCCTCACCATCAAGTTTGGAATCCCACCAACACATAAG TCTGAGCTGATTCGATCAGATGAGATACTTGATGACAATCTGACTATGAAGGAGCTGACGCGGATCTATGGGATTTTCTCCAAG TCGCACTTGGATCTGCAGTACTTATTCATGTCGGTGAAGGATGACGATTACGAGGCGGAGCAGGAGGCCAAGAGGCAAAAGCTCGCGCATGCGGAGCGACAGCGTGAGctgtatttattgtaccaGAAGCAGCAACAACGACGACGGGAACTAGAGAGAGAAGAACAAGGAAGCGAACAGCGCGAACTGGACACGAGCGGCTCACCGGCACAT GAGCTGGTTCATAAACTTTCGAGCAAAAAGCGCAAACGTGTTTCGGGAGATCATCAAAAACCGTCTAAACACAAACCAGGAAATACTGGGCTTACAACACAACCTGAATGTACTCGGGTACCAACACAAGCGGGAGATACTAGGGAAAACTGGGCCAAAAATCAATTGGAGGGGACTGGGGAAATACAAAGACTTGAAGAAGAGACTGGGGCGAGACAACGAGTGGGAGAGACTGGGGCGAGACAAACAGGAGACACCGAGGATGTGGGACTTGAACTTACTGACGGACAAAAAGATGACGACAGTACACACGCCCTGGAAATTTGGCCACTAGGATGCAATTCGGAATCCTCTAGCACGAAAGAGAACAATGCTTTGATTGACAACATTCCTGTTAGCCCGACGACAAACGGTAATAGCGAGAGGTCACAAGAAATGAACGAGAAGCGATCAGCACAAGAGAAAGTGGAAGTATATTGA
- the LOC5515552 gene encoding polycomb complex protein BMI-1-A isoform X3 codes for MLRTLSLKELNPHIICVLCGGYLVDATTIIECLHSFCRCCIVRYLETSYRCPVCDAEIHKTRPLLNIRADNVLQDIVYKVVPGMYFEEKKRRKECEEQLKKSRNPEKPAQEVCDTKNTDKEKEQTTVEPDIEDPICLTLEFYKRRKNTSEQQIFPTRYLRCTSSVTVSVIKKFLTIKFGIPPTHKSELIRSDEILDDNLTMKELTRIYGIFSKSHLDLQYLFMSVKDDDYEAEQEAKRQKLAHAERQRELYLLYQKQQQRRRELEREEQGSEQRELDTSGSPAHVRSVD; via the exons ATGCTGCGCACATTGTCTTTAAAAGAGCTCAATCCGCACATCATCTGTGTGCTTTGCGGGGGGTACCTGGTGGATGCGACAACCATAATAGAGTGCCTTCACTCAT TTTGTCGCTGCTGCATTGTTCGTTACTTGGAGACGAGTTACCGCTGTCCAGTGTGTGACGCAGAAATACACAAGACGAGACCTTTACTCAACATCAG GGCAGATAACGTGCTCCAAGACATCGTGTACAAAGTTGTACCGGGAATGTATTTCG AGGAGAAAAAAAGACGGAAGGAATGCGAAGAACAGTTAAAGAAATCACGAAATCCAGAGA AACCGGCCCAGGAAGTGTGTGATACGAAAAACACTGATAAGGAGAAAGAGCAAACAACCGTTGAACCGGATATCGAGGACCCCATCTGCCTGaccctggaattctacaa GCGAAGAAAGAATACCAGTGAGCAACAG ATCTTTCCGACTCGTTACCTACGATGTACTTCATCTGTGACTGTCAGTGTCATCAAGAAATTCCTCACCATCAAGTTTGGAATCCCACCAACACATAAG TCTGAGCTGATTCGATCAGATGAGATACTTGATGACAATCTGACTATGAAGGAGCTGACGCGGATCTATGGGATTTTCTCCAAG TCGCACTTGGATCTGCAGTACTTATTCATGTCGGTGAAGGATGACGATTACGAGGCGGAGCAGGAGGCCAAGAGGCAAAAGCTCGCGCATGCGGAGCGACAGCGTGAGctgtatttattgtaccaGAAGCAGCAACAACGACGACGGGAACTAGAGAGAGAAGAACAAGGAAGCGAACAGCGCGAACTGGACACGAGCGGCTCACCGGCACATGTACGTTCAGTAGACTAA
- the LOC5515552 gene encoding polycomb group RING finger protein 2 isoform X2, which produces MGKDLYPTSGTSRGGVVQWKKIFTQHQVLAGEVWYNGKRPLLNIRADNVLQDIVYKVVPGMYFEEKKRRKECEEQLKKSRNPEKPAQEVCDTKNTDKEKEQTTVEPDIEDPICLTLEFYKRRKNTSEQQIFPTRYLRCTSSVTVSVIKKFLTIKFGIPPTHKSELIRSDEILDDNLTMKELTRIYGIFSKSHLDLQYLFMSVKDDDYEAEQEAKRQKLAHAERQRELYLLYQKQQQRRRELEREEQGSEQRELDTSGSPAHELVHKLSSKKRKRVSGDHQKPSKHKPGNTGLTTQPECTRVPTQAGDTRENWAKNQLEGTGEIQRLEEETGARQRVGETGARQTGDTEDVGLELTDGQKDDDSTHALEIWPLGCNSESSSTKENNALIDNIPVSPTTNGNSERSQEMNEKRSAQEKVEVY; this is translated from the exons ATGGGAAAAGACCTTTACCCAACATCAGGTACtagcaggggaggggtggtacaATGGAAAAAGATCTTTACCCAACATCAGGTACTAGCAGGGGAGGTGTGGTACAATGGGAAAAGACCTTTACTCAACATCAG GGCAGATAACGTGCTCCAAGACATCGTGTACAAAGTTGTACCGGGAATGTATTTCG AGGAGAAAAAAAGACGGAAGGAATGCGAAGAACAGTTAAAGAAATCACGAAATCCAGAGA AACCGGCCCAGGAAGTGTGTGATACGAAAAACACTGATAAGGAGAAAGAGCAAACAACCGTTGAACCGGATATCGAGGACCCCATCTGCCTGaccctggaattctacaa GCGAAGAAAGAATACCAGTGAGCAACAG ATCTTTCCGACTCGTTACCTACGATGTACTTCATCTGTGACTGTCAGTGTCATCAAGAAATTCCTCACCATCAAGTTTGGAATCCCACCAACACATAAG TCTGAGCTGATTCGATCAGATGAGATACTTGATGACAATCTGACTATGAAGGAGCTGACGCGGATCTATGGGATTTTCTCCAAG TCGCACTTGGATCTGCAGTACTTATTCATGTCGGTGAAGGATGACGATTACGAGGCGGAGCAGGAGGCCAAGAGGCAAAAGCTCGCGCATGCGGAGCGACAGCGTGAGctgtatttattgtaccaGAAGCAGCAACAACGACGACGGGAACTAGAGAGAGAAGAACAAGGAAGCGAACAGCGCGAACTGGACACGAGCGGCTCACCGGCACAT GAGCTGGTTCATAAACTTTCGAGCAAAAAGCGCAAACGTGTTTCGGGAGATCATCAAAAACCGTCTAAACACAAACCAGGAAATACTGGGCTTACAACACAACCTGAATGTACTCGGGTACCAACACAAGCGGGAGATACTAGGGAAAACTGGGCCAAAAATCAATTGGAGGGGACTGGGGAAATACAAAGACTTGAAGAAGAGACTGGGGCGAGACAACGAGTGGGAGAGACTGGGGCGAGACAAACAGGAGACACCGAGGATGTGGGACTTGAACTTACTGACGGACAAAAAGATGACGACAGTACACACGCCCTGGAAATTTGGCCACTAGGATGCAATTCGGAATCCTCTAGCACGAAAGAGAACAATGCTTTGATTGACAACATTCCTGTTAGCCCGACGACAAACGGTAATAGCGAGAGGTCACAAGAAATGAACGAGAAGCGATCAGCACAAGAGAAAGTGGAAGTATATTGA
- the LOC116619914 gene encoding ankyrin repeat and SAM domain-containing protein 6-like has translation MTVQTLHRACRDDDLLSVSILLDRQTVDVNGKDKHGRTALHLAAMDNNQLLAEMLFQHGADTRSTSNQGMMPLDCASEDEMTVLIAKMMARDGGYDMIKERLKSLNKPRKLKQRVAKELERVPHEKRVLPLLASLVGKRKTDLLVEASDSRRSSLSDGSKLSIADSGVSDLDRSRMDSLESVQTDYGGEIKIEKERRVTTALTKQELNTIHLNTRLRFQTDFRKQKTKKDPTRRQTHPLREHTVPKSQAKKRVTFPPDVLLDIAVANDDFVDACHIIKSRSVDINRAGPNGLTPLHRAAIEGSHECLQLLIDQGADVNLQDEHGWLPLHDAVYHGNANCVLTLIEAGTDVSAKTNEFEGLLDLADDKGLLLLIGRTIILQELGIASGIEDEVMHFFPESERESCV, from the coding sequence ATGACAGTTCAGACTTTACATAGGGCATGCCGTGACGATGATTTATTGAGTGTTTCAATCCTATTAGACAGACAAACAGTGGACGTTAATGGCAAAGACAAACACGGAAGGACGGCGCTACATCTCGCCGCCATGGATAACAACCAATTGTTGGCAGAGATGCTGTTCCAGCATGGAGCTGATACCCGCTCCACTTCAAATCAGGGAATGATGCCTTTGGATTGCGCAAGCGAAGACGAGATGACTGTGTTAATTGCTAAAATGATGGCAAGAGACGGGGGTTATGATATGATCAAGGAAAGACTCAAAAGCCTGAACAAACCTCGGAAGTTAAAACAAAGAGTGGCTAAAGAACTTGAGAGAGTGCCGCATGAGAAGAGGGTATTACCATTGCTGGCAAGCCTTGTAGGAAAGCGCAAGACGGACCTGCTTGTGGAAGCGAGTGATTCTCGTCGCTCAAGTCTTTCAGATGGAAGTAAACTAAGCATTGCTGACTCGGGAGTTTCGGATCTTGACCGATCTCGCATGGATTCCCTAGAATCAGTCCAGACAGACTATGGTGGTGAAATAAagatagaaaaagaaagaagagtAACAACAGCACTAACAAAACAAGAACTGAATACTATTCATCTCAATACCAGATTGAGATTTCAAACAGActttagaaaacaaaaaacgaAAAAGGATCCTACAAGACGCCAAACGCACCCCCTGAGAGAACACACAGTCCCGAAAAGCCAAGCCAAGAAAAGAGTAACGTTTCCACCGGATGTCCTTTTGGATATCGCTGTCGCTAATGATGATTTTGTGGATGCGTGTCATATAATTAAATCCAGATCAGTGGACATAAACAGAGCTGGTCCTAATGGTCTGACACCTTTGCATCGAGCAGCAATTGAAGGTAGTCACGAGTGTTTGCAATTACTCATAGATCAGGGAGCGGACGTGAATCTGCAAGACGAGCATGGGTGGCTGCCACTACACGATGCCGTCTATCACGGCAATGCGAACTGCGTATTGACTCTGATTGAAGCAGGGACCGATGTATCGGCGAAAACGAACGAATTCGAAGGCTTGCTAGACCTTGCCGACGATAAGGGTCTATTACTACTAATTGGGAGAACTATTATTTTGCAGGAACTAGGAATTGCTTCTGGTATAGAGGATGAGgttatgcattttttcccagaATCTGAGCGCGAGTCTTGCGTTTGA
- the LOC5515553 gene encoding PAT complex subunit CCDC47 isoform X2, producing the protein MALVTGCIKSLRPWFIMILIFLVFFLVYVTSTEDNGVTSNENSNDFAEFEQEGEEEEEDVSDAEPQQESNSPQTGQPPNNKEPQEEEKDEEETSIESEEPEPEEYDHFTDEEEFEGYHKGEKPVKGKPGPQPDLKIEKVPLHLRANWEGFYVEILTLAGLAAYALNFFAGRTKNSKLATAWLKSHKELLESNFHIVGDDGQAEEPQQGIMVKESESLYSLWCTGRTGCNGMLVELKLQKRHDLVNVMSYLVKPVKDSITVTVHMTDEEMDNFVFAIVPKKTVSKMQKELQDLSFFCPDKKSGAKYDLPASLVILSESNEVANTLLTQQVTKAISNHEDMFESLLFSDQYVGPKQEDEDQAAAKPLKPKKVLIFNFTVASKGNTKVQDMARLESMMKLVLHCIDRVRKFRLGKEARAKADKNRRELEENLLKQTHLQRQEAAQLRREEKRRADKERMMAEDDPDRQRRLEERVNKAEAKRRNPFKIKQIKARG; encoded by the exons ATGGCGCTTGTAACCGGTTGTATCAAGTCTTTACGACCATGGTTCATTATGATTTTGATATTCTTGGTCTTCTTTCTCGTATATGTTACCTCTACAGAAGATAACGGAGTTACCTCTAACGAGAATTCTAATGATTTTGCGGAGTTTGAGCAAGAGGGCGAGGAGGAAGAAGAGGACGTTTCTGATGCAGAACCGCAACAGGAATCTAATTCTCCTCAAACCGGTCAGCCACCAAACAATAAGG AGCCCCAAGAAGAGGAAAAAGATGAGGAAGAGACATCTATTGAG TCCGAGGAGCCAGAGCCTGAGGAGTATGACCATTTCACAGATGAAGAAGAATTTGAG GGTTACCACAAAGGGGAAAAGCCTGTTAAAGGGAAACCAGGACCACAACCCGACTTGAAGATAGAGAAAGTTCCTCTTCATCTGCGTGCTAATTGGGAAGGCTTCTATGTTGAGATCTTGACCCTAGCTGGGCTTGCTGCTTATGCTTTAAATTTCTTTGCTGGGCGAACAAAGAACTCAAAGCTAGCAACTGCTTG GTTGAAATCTCATAAGGAATTACTTGAAAGTAACTTTCACATTGTTG GTGATGATGGCCAAGCAGAAGAACCACAGCAAGGCATCATGGTCAAGGAAAGTGAGAGCCTCTACTCACTTTGGTGCACTGGTCGAACTGGCTGCAACGGCATGCTAGTGGAATTGAAG CTGCAAAAGAGACATGACTTGGTCAATGTGATGTCTTACCTTGTCAAGCCAGTCAAGGACAGTATT ACTGTGACAGTGCACATGACTGATGAGGAGATGGACAACTTTGTGTTTGCTATTGTCCCAAAGAAGACTGTCAGCAAAATGCAGAAGGAGCTTCAGGACTTG AGTTTCTTCTGTCCTGACAAGAAGAGTGGTGCTAAGTATGATCTCCCTGCATCACTGGTCATCCTTAGTGAATCTAATGAGGTTGCAAACACATTACTCACTCAACAG GTGACCAAAGCCATATCCAACCATGAAGACATGTTCGAGTCTCTGTTGTTCTCAGATCAGTATGTGGGGCCCAAGCAGGAAGATGA AGACCAAGCTGCAGCCAAGCCATTGAAGCCCAAAaaagttttgatttttaattttacag TGGCATCAAAAGGCAACACCAAGGTCCAAGACATGGCTCGCCTGGAATCTATGATGAAGCTGGTCTTGCATTGTATCGACAGAGTCCGGAAGTTCCGTCTTGGCAAAGAG GCACGAGCTAAGGCTGATAAGAACCGTCGTGAGTTAGAGGAGAATCTCCTAAAGCAGACGCATCTCCAACGGCAAGAG GCCGCCCAACTGCGTCGGGAAGAGAAGCGGCGTGCGGACAAGGAGCGCATGATGGCAGAGGATGATCCCGATCGACAGCGGCGTCTCGAG GAGCGCGTCAACAAAGCAGAGGCCAAGAGACGAAACCCGTTCAAGATCAAGCAGATAAAAGCCCGTGGCTAA
- the LOC5515553 gene encoding PAT complex subunit CCDC47 isoform X1 has translation MALVTGCIKSLRPWFIMILIFLVFFLVYVTSTEDNGVTSNENSNDFAEFEQEGEEEEEDVSDAEPQQESNSPQTGQPPNNKEEPQEEEKDEEETSIESEEPEPEEYDHFTDEEEFEGYHKGEKPVKGKPGPQPDLKIEKVPLHLRANWEGFYVEILTLAGLAAYALNFFAGRTKNSKLATAWLKSHKELLESNFHIVGDDGQAEEPQQGIMVKESESLYSLWCTGRTGCNGMLVELKLQKRHDLVNVMSYLVKPVKDSITVTVHMTDEEMDNFVFAIVPKKTVSKMQKELQDLSFFCPDKKSGAKYDLPASLVILSESNEVANTLLTQQVTKAISNHEDMFESLLFSDQYVGPKQEDEDQAAAKPLKPKKVLIFNFTVASKGNTKVQDMARLESMMKLVLHCIDRVRKFRLGKEARAKADKNRRELEENLLKQTHLQRQEAAQLRREEKRRADKERMMAEDDPDRQRRLEERVNKAEAKRRNPFKIKQIKARG, from the exons ATGGCGCTTGTAACCGGTTGTATCAAGTCTTTACGACCATGGTTCATTATGATTTTGATATTCTTGGTCTTCTTTCTCGTATATGTTACCTCTACAGAAGATAACGGAGTTACCTCTAACGAGAATTCTAATGATTTTGCGGAGTTTGAGCAAGAGGGCGAGGAGGAAGAAGAGGACGTTTCTGATGCAGAACCGCAACAGGAATCTAATTCTCCTCAAACCGGTCAGCCACCAAACAATAAGG AAGAGCCCCAAGAAGAGGAAAAAGATGAGGAAGAGACATCTATTGAG TCCGAGGAGCCAGAGCCTGAGGAGTATGACCATTTCACAGATGAAGAAGAATTTGAG GGTTACCACAAAGGGGAAAAGCCTGTTAAAGGGAAACCAGGACCACAACCCGACTTGAAGATAGAGAAAGTTCCTCTTCATCTGCGTGCTAATTGGGAAGGCTTCTATGTTGAGATCTTGACCCTAGCTGGGCTTGCTGCTTATGCTTTAAATTTCTTTGCTGGGCGAACAAAGAACTCAAAGCTAGCAACTGCTTG GTTGAAATCTCATAAGGAATTACTTGAAAGTAACTTTCACATTGTTG GTGATGATGGCCAAGCAGAAGAACCACAGCAAGGCATCATGGTCAAGGAAAGTGAGAGCCTCTACTCACTTTGGTGCACTGGTCGAACTGGCTGCAACGGCATGCTAGTGGAATTGAAG CTGCAAAAGAGACATGACTTGGTCAATGTGATGTCTTACCTTGTCAAGCCAGTCAAGGACAGTATT ACTGTGACAGTGCACATGACTGATGAGGAGATGGACAACTTTGTGTTTGCTATTGTCCCAAAGAAGACTGTCAGCAAAATGCAGAAGGAGCTTCAGGACTTG AGTTTCTTCTGTCCTGACAAGAAGAGTGGTGCTAAGTATGATCTCCCTGCATCACTGGTCATCCTTAGTGAATCTAATGAGGTTGCAAACACATTACTCACTCAACAG GTGACCAAAGCCATATCCAACCATGAAGACATGTTCGAGTCTCTGTTGTTCTCAGATCAGTATGTGGGGCCCAAGCAGGAAGATGA AGACCAAGCTGCAGCCAAGCCATTGAAGCCCAAAaaagttttgatttttaattttacag TGGCATCAAAAGGCAACACCAAGGTCCAAGACATGGCTCGCCTGGAATCTATGATGAAGCTGGTCTTGCATTGTATCGACAGAGTCCGGAAGTTCCGTCTTGGCAAAGAG GCACGAGCTAAGGCTGATAAGAACCGTCGTGAGTTAGAGGAGAATCTCCTAAAGCAGACGCATCTCCAACGGCAAGAG GCCGCCCAACTGCGTCGGGAAGAGAAGCGGCGTGCGGACAAGGAGCGCATGATGGCAGAGGATGATCCCGATCGACAGCGGCGTCTCGAG GAGCGCGTCAACAAAGCAGAGGCCAAGAGACGAAACCCGTTCAAGATCAAGCAGATAAAAGCCCGTGGCTAA